One genomic region from Streptomyces sp. NBC_00457 encodes:
- the mycP gene encoding type VII secretion-associated serine protease mycosin, whose translation MTATRRAGVVSVLLAASVALVPPTAAHADGIRAQQWALEAMHTDEAWQTTKGAGVTVAVLDTGVESDHPDLAGNVLEGKDMIGFGADRGDRAWARHGTAMAGIIAGHGHGAGNGDGVMGIAPEAKILPVRVILEDGDSARAKARNTRGNALAEGIRWAADHGADVINLSLGDDSKSAHPEPAEDEAVQYALKKGSVVVASAGNGGDKGDHISYPAAYPGVIAATAVDRYGTRAAFSTRRWYATVSAPGVDIVIADPDRKYYEGWGTSAAAAFVSGAVALVKAAHPGLTPAQIKKLLEDTARNAPANGRDDSRGYGLVDPAAAIKAADRLEPKRLRAAAYEDKYFGSGPDAAEAEDTTSSWAAPLAGSFGGVLLVVAVVVWRGRRALRG comes from the coding sequence ATGACCGCAACCCGCCGCGCCGGCGTCGTCAGCGTCCTGCTCGCCGCCTCCGTCGCCCTCGTGCCGCCCACCGCCGCCCACGCCGACGGCATACGCGCCCAGCAGTGGGCCCTGGAGGCCATGCACACCGACGAGGCCTGGCAGACCACCAAGGGCGCGGGTGTCACCGTCGCCGTCCTGGACACCGGCGTCGAGTCCGACCACCCCGACCTCGCCGGCAACGTCCTCGAAGGCAAGGACATGATCGGCTTCGGCGCCGACCGGGGCGACCGCGCCTGGGCCCGCCACGGCACCGCCATGGCCGGCATCATCGCCGGTCACGGCCATGGCGCGGGCAACGGCGACGGCGTCATGGGCATCGCCCCCGAAGCCAAGATCCTCCCCGTCCGCGTGATCCTCGAAGACGGCGACTCCGCCCGCGCCAAGGCCCGCAACACCCGCGGCAACGCCCTCGCCGAAGGCATCCGCTGGGCCGCCGACCACGGCGCCGACGTCATCAACCTCTCCCTCGGCGACGACTCCAAGTCCGCCCACCCCGAACCCGCCGAGGACGAAGCCGTCCAGTACGCCCTCAAGAAGGGGTCCGTCGTCGTCGCCTCCGCCGGCAACGGCGGCGACAAGGGCGACCACATCTCCTACCCGGCCGCTTACCCGGGCGTGATCGCCGCGACCGCCGTCGACCGCTACGGCACCCGCGCCGCCTTCTCCACCCGCCGCTGGTACGCCACGGTCAGCGCCCCCGGCGTCGACATCGTCATCGCCGACCCCGACCGCAAGTACTACGAGGGATGGGGTACGAGTGCCGCCGCGGCCTTCGTCTCCGGCGCCGTCGCCCTCGTCAAGGCGGCCCACCCGGGACTGACCCCGGCCCAGATCAAGAAGCTCCTGGAAGACACCGCCCGCAACGCCCCGGCGAACGGCCGCGACGACTCCCGCGGCTACGGCCTCGTCGACCCGGCCGCCGCGATCAAGGCCGCCGACCGCCTCGAACCGAAGCGTCTGCGCGCGGCGGCCTACGAGGACAAGTACTTCGGCTCGGGGCCCGACGCCGCCGAGGCCGAGGACACGACGTCGAGTTGGGCCGCCCCGCTGGCGGGCAGCTTCGGCGGGGTGCTGCTGGTCGTCGCGGTGGTGGTGTGGCGCGGGCGGCGAGCGCTCCGCGGGTAG
- the rplT gene encoding 50S ribosomal protein L20, with protein sequence MARVKRAVNAHKKRRAILEQASGYRGQRSRLYRKAKEQVTHSLVYNYNDRKKRKGDFRQLWIQRINAAARANGITYNRFIQGLKAANVEVDRKILAELAVNDAHAFAALVEVAQKALPADVNAPKAA encoded by the coding sequence GTGGCACGCGTCAAGCGGGCAGTCAACGCCCACAAGAAGCGCCGGGCGATCCTCGAGCAGGCCTCCGGCTACCGCGGTCAGCGCTCGCGCCTGTACCGCAAGGCCAAGGAGCAGGTCACCCACTCGCTGGTCTACAACTACAACGACCGCAAGAAGCGCAAGGGTGACTTCCGCCAGCTGTGGATCCAGCGCATCAACGCCGCTGCCCGCGCCAACGGCATCACGTACAACCGCTTCATCCAGGGCCTGAAGGCCGCCAACGTCGAGGTCGACCGCAAGATCCTCGCCGAGCTGGCCGTCAACGACGCGCACGCGTTCGCCGCGCTCGTCGAGGTCGCGCAGAAGGCGCTGCCGGCGGACGTCAACGCGCCGAAGGCCGCGTGA
- a CDS encoding SseB family protein yields MANKNIPDSGFSDDDGSADPRLSVALAAWAEDRTAVEPVLEALKGARLLVPVVAVLGEVEEDENGLRREKTSDMAVPTLKAGTRTALPAFTSTDSLARWDPEARPVAVPLHQALQAAAHEKADTIVLDLAGPVPYELTRPALLALAEGRTTTDPLADPAVTGAVRAAVAAEPAVLRAYLGPGQADGTLALVLDPDATPGPAARTLAERLAADETLRARLVQGLDLALLPPGATPPGEPLYVRPE; encoded by the coding sequence GTGGCGAACAAGAACATTCCCGACTCCGGCTTCTCCGACGACGATGGCTCAGCCGACCCCCGGCTGAGCGTGGCGCTCGCTGCCTGGGCCGAGGACCGCACCGCCGTGGAGCCGGTGCTCGAGGCCCTGAAGGGCGCCCGGCTCCTCGTCCCCGTGGTGGCCGTCCTCGGCGAGGTCGAGGAGGACGAGAACGGGCTGCGCCGCGAGAAGACCAGCGACATGGCCGTACCGACCCTGAAGGCCGGCACCCGCACGGCCCTGCCCGCCTTCACGTCCACCGACTCGCTGGCCCGCTGGGACCCCGAGGCCCGCCCCGTCGCAGTACCGCTGCACCAGGCGCTGCAGGCCGCGGCGCACGAGAAGGCGGACACGATCGTGCTGGACCTGGCCGGACCCGTGCCGTACGAGCTGACGCGGCCCGCGCTGCTGGCGCTGGCCGAGGGCCGTACGACCACCGATCCGCTCGCCGACCCCGCCGTCACCGGAGCCGTACGCGCCGCCGTGGCCGCCGAGCCCGCCGTACTCCGTGCCTACCTCGGCCCCGGCCAGGCCGACGGCACGCTCGCCCTCGTCCTGGACCCCGACGCCACCCCGGGCCCGGCCGCCCGCACCCTGGCCGAACGTCTGGCCGCCGACGAAACCCTGCGGGCCCGCCTGGTGCAAGGCCTAGACCTGGCGCTACTGCCGCCCGGTGCGACACCACCGGGCGAGCCCTTGTACGTGCGCCCCGAATAG
- a CDS encoding TrmH family RNA methyltransferase, which translates to MSPVTPELISPRSPRVSAARRLAKRNVRGKERLFLAEGPQAVREAGEQADTLVELFATVEAAERYADIVGRARDIGARVHLAAEQVIADISTTVTPQGLVGICRFLDTPFEEILAARPKLVAVLAHVRDPGNAGTVLRCADAAGAEAVVLTDASVDLYNPKTVRASVGSLFHLPVAVGVPVERAVAGLKDAGVRILAADGAGTDDLDDELDKGTMGGPTAWVFGNEAWGLPEETRALADAVVRVPIHGKAESLNLATAAAVCLYASARAQRASGGCRSVTVS; encoded by the coding sequence ATGTCCCCCGTCACCCCCGAGCTGATCTCCCCCCGGTCCCCCCGGGTCTCCGCCGCCCGGCGGCTGGCCAAGCGGAACGTCCGGGGGAAGGAGCGGCTGTTTCTCGCGGAGGGGCCGCAGGCTGTGCGGGAGGCGGGGGAACAGGCGGACACGTTGGTCGAGTTGTTCGCCACTGTCGAGGCCGCGGAGCGGTACGCCGACATCGTCGGGCGGGCCAGGGACATCGGCGCGCGCGTGCACCTCGCCGCCGAGCAGGTCATCGCCGACATCTCGACCACCGTCACCCCCCAGGGCCTCGTCGGGATCTGCCGGTTTCTGGACACGCCGTTCGAGGAGATCCTCGCCGCCCGGCCCAAGCTGGTCGCCGTGCTCGCGCATGTGCGGGACCCGGGGAATGCCGGGACCGTGCTGCGGTGTGCCGATGCCGCCGGGGCCGAGGCGGTCGTACTGACCGACGCGTCCGTCGATCTGTACAACCCCAAGACCGTGCGGGCCTCCGTCGGGTCGCTGTTCCATCTGCCGGTCGCCGTCGGGGTCCCCGTGGAGCGGGCCGTGGCGGGGCTCAAGGACGCCGGGGTGAGGATTCTCGCCGCTGACGGGGCCGGGACCGACGACCTGGACGACGAGTTGGACAAGGGCACCATGGGCGGGCCGACGGCCTGGGTGTTCGGGAACGAGGCGTGGGGACTGCCGGAGGAGACCCGCGCGTTGGCGGACGCCGTCGTGCGCGTTCCGATCCACGGGAAGGCCGAGAGCCTGAACCTCGCCACCGCCGCCGCCGTATGTCTCTACGCGTCCGCCCGTGCACAGCGCGCCTCCGGAGGGTGCCGCTCCGTCACCGTGAGCTAG
- a CDS encoding serine hydrolase, translating into MESSSTAHRAPSRRRTLVYAALAAVAVVGGTAGGTVYVKAQAHSGAGAVSSVSGSPSVSASPSASASGEAPMASVEAVAQPVVDHDELLAEAMESVTVEDGAEVSVAVLDLASGASASYGDGLFDTASIVKVDILAALLLQAQDAGRELTAAEKSYATAMIEHSDNTSASALWRTIGKAAGLDAANERLGLTDTEGGDDMLWGLTQTTATDQLVLLQQVFGEKNSELTEASRSYVQGLMARIAAGQQWGVSAAADGSAWALKNGWLPRTATGLWDINSIGRITVDGHGCLVAVLSDGNSTQAKGISLVEAAARAAIPVVSEKKPTASASASVS; encoded by the coding sequence ATGGAGTCTTCCAGCACCGCCCACCGTGCTCCGTCCCGCCGCCGCACGCTGGTGTACGCCGCCCTCGCCGCGGTCGCCGTCGTGGGCGGTACGGCAGGGGGGACCGTGTACGTGAAGGCGCAGGCGCACTCCGGTGCGGGGGCCGTATCGTCGGTCTCCGGATCGCCGTCGGTCTCCGCGTCGCCGTCGGCCTCGGCGAGCGGGGAGGCACCGATGGCATCAGTGGAAGCGGTGGCGCAGCCGGTGGTGGACCACGACGAGCTGCTGGCCGAGGCGATGGAGTCGGTGACCGTCGAGGACGGTGCCGAGGTGTCGGTGGCAGTGCTGGACCTGGCGTCCGGCGCAAGCGCCTCGTACGGGGACGGTCTCTTCGACACCGCGAGCATCGTCAAGGTGGACATCCTGGCGGCGCTGCTGCTCCAGGCGCAGGACGCGGGACGCGAGCTGACCGCTGCGGAGAAGTCGTACGCCACGGCGATGATCGAGCACAGCGACAACACCTCCGCGTCGGCCCTGTGGCGCACCATCGGGAAGGCGGCCGGGCTCGACGCCGCGAACGAGCGTCTCGGGCTCACCGACACCGAGGGCGGCGACGACATGCTGTGGGGGCTGACGCAGACCACGGCAACAGATCAACTCGTGCTGCTCCAGCAGGTGTTCGGGGAGAAGAACTCGGAACTGACCGAGGCCTCGCGGTCGTACGTCCAGGGGCTGATGGCGCGGATAGCCGCCGGGCAGCAGTGGGGTGTGTCGGCGGCGGCCGACGGCTCGGCCTGGGCGCTGAAGAACGGCTGGCTGCCGCGCACCGCAACCGGACTGTGGGACATCAACAGCATCGGGCGGATCACCGTCGACGGCCACGGGTGCCTGGTGGCGGTGCTGTCCGACGGCAACTCGACACAGGCGAAGGGGATTTCACTGGTCGAGGCGGCGGCAAGGGCCGCGATCCCGGTGGTCAGCGAGAAGAAGCCGACCGCGTCGGCTTCGGCCTCGGTTTCCTGA
- the rpmI gene encoding 50S ribosomal protein L35 gives MPKNKSHSGASKRFKVTGSGKVLRERAGKRHLLEHKSSRLTRRLTGNAEMAPGDAKKIKKLLGK, from the coding sequence ATGCCGAAGAACAAGTCGCACAGCGGTGCCAGCAAGCGCTTCAAGGTCACCGGCTCCGGCAAGGTGCTCCGTGAGCGCGCCGGCAAGCGCCACCTGCTCGAGCACAAGTCGTCCCGACTGACGCGTCGCCTCACCGGCAACGCCGAGATGGCCCCGGGCGACGCCAAGAAGATCAAGAAGCTTCTCGGCAAGTGA
- a CDS encoding DUF1844 domain-containing protein, whose translation MSDTPPETPDFDAMTRDIAEVPAVEVIVTVAVNLMSAAAVKLGLTEEGEKHKDLDEARKLVSALAGLLDASATEISSFHAAPLRDGLKSLQLAFREASIVPDEPGQGPGEKYTGPIYG comes from the coding sequence ATGAGTGACACCCCTCCTGAGACGCCCGACTTCGACGCCATGACCCGTGACATCGCCGAGGTCCCGGCGGTCGAGGTGATCGTGACGGTCGCCGTGAACCTGATGAGCGCCGCCGCGGTGAAGCTCGGTCTGACCGAGGAGGGTGAGAAGCACAAGGACCTGGACGAGGCCCGCAAGCTGGTGTCCGCCCTCGCCGGTCTCCTCGACGCGAGCGCGACCGAGATCAGCTCCTTCCACGCGGCTCCGCTGCGCGACGGGCTGAAGTCCCTCCAGCTGGCGTTCCGTGAGGCGTCGATCGTCCCGGACGAGCCGGGGCAGGGGCCGGGCGAGAAGTACACGGGGCCCATCTACGGCTGA
- the pheS gene encoding phenylalanine--tRNA ligase subunit alpha, translating into MSAPNKSYDPVEVEALKPEEIERMRDEALAAFAAADSLDALQEAKVAHTGGTSPLALANREIGALPPHAKAEAGKRVGMARGAVNKALTARQAELEAERDARVLVEEAVDVTLPYDRVPAGARHPLTTLSERIEDVFVAMGYEVAEGPQVEAEWFNFDALNIGPDHPARGEADTFFIEGADGSADSGVVLRTHTSPVQIRSLLDRELPVYVICPGRVYRTDELDATHTPVFHQVELLAIDEGLTMADLKGTLDHMVQSLFGEGMKTRLRPNFFPFTEPSAEMDMVCYVCRGESVGNPDRPCRTCSSEGWIELGGCGMVNPRVLTACGVDPEKYSGFAFGFGIERMLMFRHNVEDMRDMVEGDVRFTRPFGMEI; encoded by the coding sequence ATGTCGGCACCGAATAAGTCGTACGACCCTGTCGAGGTCGAGGCGTTGAAACCGGAAGAGATCGAGCGTATGCGGGACGAGGCGCTCGCCGCCTTCGCCGCCGCGGACTCCCTCGACGCGCTCCAGGAGGCCAAGGTCGCGCACACCGGCGGTACCTCCCCGCTGGCCCTCGCCAACCGCGAGATCGGGGCCCTGCCCCCACACGCCAAGGCCGAGGCCGGCAAGCGTGTCGGCATGGCCCGCGGCGCCGTGAACAAGGCGCTCACCGCCCGCCAGGCAGAACTGGAGGCCGAGCGTGACGCCCGGGTGCTGGTCGAGGAGGCGGTGGACGTCACGTTGCCGTACGACCGCGTACCGGCCGGCGCCCGCCACCCGCTCACCACCCTGTCCGAGCGCATCGAGGACGTCTTCGTGGCCATGGGCTACGAGGTCGCCGAGGGCCCGCAGGTCGAGGCGGAGTGGTTCAACTTCGACGCGCTCAACATCGGCCCGGACCACCCGGCCCGCGGTGAGGCGGACACGTTCTTCATCGAGGGCGCAGACGGCTCCGCCGACTCCGGCGTGGTCCTGCGCACGCACACCTCGCCCGTGCAGATCCGCTCGCTGCTCGACCGTGAGCTGCCCGTGTACGTGATCTGCCCCGGCCGCGTGTACCGCACGGACGAGCTGGACGCCACGCACACCCCGGTCTTCCACCAGGTCGAGCTGCTCGCGATCGACGAGGGTCTGACCATGGCGGACCTCAAGGGCACCCTGGACCACATGGTCCAGTCCCTGTTCGGCGAGGGCATGAAGACGCGGCTGCGGCCGAACTTCTTCCCGTTCACCGAGCCGTCCGCCGAGATGGACATGGTCTGCTACGTCTGCCGCGGCGAGTCCGTCGGCAACCCCGACCGGCCCTGCCGCACCTGCTCCAGCGAAGGCTGGATCGAGCTGGGCGGCTGCGGCATGGTCAACCCGCGGGTGCTCACCGCCTGCGGCGTCGACCCGGAGAAGTACAGCGGCTTCGCCTTCGGGTTCGGCATCGAGCGGATGCTGATGTTCCGCCACAACGTCGAGGACATGCGAGACATGGTCGAGGGTGACGTCCGGTTCACCCGGCCGTTCGGGATGGAGATCTGA
- the infC gene encoding translation initiation factor IF-3, with protein sequence MWCYRGGSISAEPRINDRIRVPEVRLVGPSGEQVGIVPLAKALELAQEYDLDLVEVAANARPPVCKLMDYGKFKYESAMKAREARKNQAHTVIKEMKLRPKIDPHDYDTKKGHVVRFLKQGDKVKITIMFRGREQSRPELGYRLLQRLAEDVQDLGFVESNPKQDGRNMIMVLGPHKKKTEAMAEARQAQEARKAEAKANPGKSQNAAESESDEVAEAPAEASADA encoded by the coding sequence GTGTGGTGCTACCGAGGAGGATCCATCAGCGCCGAGCCCCGCATCAACGACCGGATTCGCGTTCCCGAGGTGCGACTTGTCGGTCCCAGTGGCGAGCAGGTGGGCATCGTCCCCCTGGCCAAGGCACTGGAGCTTGCGCAGGAGTACGACCTGGACCTGGTCGAGGTCGCGGCGAACGCCCGTCCGCCCGTGTGCAAGCTCATGGACTACGGGAAGTTCAAGTACGAGTCGGCCATGAAGGCCCGTGAGGCGCGCAAGAACCAGGCGCACACGGTCATCAAGGAGATGAAGCTCCGGCCGAAGATCGACCCGCACGACTATGACACCAAGAAGGGTCACGTCGTCCGGTTCCTCAAGCAGGGCGACAAGGTCAAGATCACGATCATGTTCCGTGGTCGCGAGCAGTCCCGGCCCGAACTGGGCTACCGACTGCTGCAGCGTCTCGCGGAGGACGTCCAGGACCTCGGTTTCGTGGAGTCGAACCCGAAGCAGGACGGCCGAAACATGATCATGGTTCTCGGTCCGCACAAGAAGAAGACCGAGGCGATGGCCGAGGCTCGCCAGGCGCAGGAAGCCCGCAAGGCTGAAGCGAAGGCCAACCCCGGCAAGTCGCAGAACGCCGCGGAGTCTGAGAGCGACGAGGTTGCCGAGGCACCTGCCGAGGCTTCCGCCGACGCGTGA
- a CDS encoding sensor histidine kinase, with protein MTIGTSNAPGARDVGRPPVSRPSGDVAGLGIDPDQLPDGLVVADEHGHVVCFNAAAERITAVPAADALGRRLDKALPLEDLEGRRWWQLTDPYGGLAIRVGQPERNLLLPGGREVLVSARYVRTEPTGPVHRVVVCLRDTEARRRTERSHAELIATVAHELRSPLTSVKGFTATLLAKWERFTDDQKRLMLETVDADADRVTRLIAELLDISRIDSGRLELRRQPVDIGAAVGRHIQAYVAAGLPADRFLLRVEQPLPDLWADPDKVDQVLSNLLENAVRHGEGTVTIDVTPATSPREGEDTGTSVTVSDEGPGIPEESMNRVFTRFWRGSKRGGTGLGLYIVKGIVEAHGGTITVGRAPGGGAEFRFTLPVSTPAYLA; from the coding sequence ATGACCATCGGCACCAGCAACGCGCCGGGAGCACGGGATGTAGGGCGACCGCCCGTGTCCCGGCCGTCCGGCGATGTCGCCGGGCTCGGCATCGACCCCGATCAGCTGCCGGACGGCCTCGTCGTCGCCGATGAGCACGGGCACGTCGTCTGCTTCAACGCCGCCGCCGAGCGCATCACCGCCGTCCCCGCCGCCGACGCCCTCGGCCGGCGGCTGGACAAGGCCCTGCCATTAGAGGACCTGGAGGGCAGGCGCTGGTGGCAGCTGACCGACCCGTACGGCGGGCTCGCCATCAGGGTCGGCCAGCCAGAGCGGAATCTGCTGCTGCCCGGCGGGCGTGAGGTCCTCGTCTCCGCGCGGTACGTCCGTACGGAACCCACCGGGCCCGTCCATCGCGTCGTCGTCTGTCTCCGCGACACCGAGGCCCGCCGCCGCACCGAGCGCAGCCATGCCGAGCTGATCGCGACCGTCGCCCACGAACTGCGCTCGCCCCTGACCTCTGTCAAGGGCTTCACCGCCACCCTCCTCGCCAAGTGGGAGAGGTTCACCGACGACCAGAAGCGGCTGATGCTGGAGACCGTCGACGCCGACGCCGACCGCGTCACCCGGCTCATCGCCGAGCTCCTCGACATCTCCCGCATCGACTCCGGGCGGCTGGAACTGCGCCGCCAGCCCGTCGACATCGGCGCCGCCGTCGGCCGGCACATCCAGGCGTACGTCGCCGCGGGGCTGCCCGCCGACCGGTTCCTGCTCCGCGTCGAACAGCCGCTGCCCGATCTGTGGGCCGATCCCGACAAGGTCGACCAGGTGCTCAGCAATCTGCTGGAAAATGCCGTGCGGCACGGCGAGGGAACCGTCACGATTGACGTCACGCCCGCCACGTCCCCCCGCGAGGGAGAGGACACCGGCACATCGGTCACCGTGAGCGACGAGGGCCCAGGTATCCCGGAGGAGTCCATGAACCGCGTCTTCACCCGCTTCTGGCGGGGCAGCAAGCGCGGCGGCACCGGCCTCGGGCTCTACATCGTCAAGGGCATCGTCGAGGCCCACGGCGGCACCATCACGGTCGGCCGCGCCCCCGGCGGCGGCGCCGAGTTCCGATTTACGTTGCCCGTGAGCACTCCGGCCTACCTGGCCTGA